From Verrucomicrobia bacterium S94, the proteins below share one genomic window:
- a CDS encoding DUF1080 domain-containing protein produces MKQWIIYVALLFSFGVLAEEGFHQYKSQGVTWTPKIPGQDWIVHQKDRPQPPRVKPAPYKGMTPPPSDAIVLFDGTSLDKLHTKCPVIDGAIRINGGLSSKDAFGDCQLHIEWRTPTEINTDKINNSGNSGIFLMGKYEIQVFDSYSVELYADGSAAAVYGQTPPMFNVCRKPGEWQTYDIYFKAPVFKDGKLVTPAYVTVMHNGVFVHVNTEITGPTRHNKVLPYEAHEAKRPFWIQAHGSPVEYRNIWIRDLEK; encoded by the coding sequence ATGAAACAATGGATTATCTACGTTGCATTGCTGTTTTCTTTCGGCGTATTGGCTGAAGAGGGATTTCATCAATACAAAAGTCAGGGAGTGACGTGGACCCCGAAAATTCCGGGACAGGATTGGATTGTTCATCAGAAGGATCGTCCGCAGCCGCCGCGCGTTAAACCCGCACCGTATAAGGGAATGACGCCGCCGCCGTCGGACGCCATCGTTCTTTTTGACGGAACGTCACTCGATAAACTGCATACGAAATGTCCGGTTATCGACGGAGCCATCCGGATCAATGGAGGTCTTTCGAGTAAGGATGCATTCGGTGACTGCCAGCTTCATATCGAATGGCGGACGCCGACAGAGATCAATACTGACAAGATCAATAATTCGGGCAACAGCGGAATTTTCCTGATGGGGAAATATGAAATTCAGGTTTTTGATTCTTATTCGGTTGAGCTCTATGCCGACGGCTCGGCTGCTGCGGTGTACGGTCAAACACCGCCGATGTTTAATGTCTGCCGCAAACCGGGTGAATGGCAGACCTATGATATCTATTTTAAAGCTCCGGTTTTCAAGGACGGCAAACTGGTGACTCCGGCGTATGTTACAGTGATGCACAATGGGGTCTTTGTTCACGTCAATACGGAGATTACCGGACCGACCCGGCATAATAAGGTGCTGCCCTATGAAGCTCACGAGGCTAAACGTCCGTTCTGGATTCAGGCCCACGGCAGTCCGGTTGAGTATCGCAACATATGGATAAGAGATCTTGAAAAATGA
- the smc gene encoding chromosome segregation protein SMC, producing MGVSTGRIRPSGTAGKTRRLTVPAPRPSSGRPRPPRLLFSTIGTLWQHLISGQFRFFSVLRIVLVSAIVFLEEDSVYLKTLEIVGFKSFANKTKLDFEPGMTAIVGPNGCGKSNVSDAVRWVLGEQRARALRGAKMEDVIFNGTDSAKPLGMAEVSITLADCSEALGIEYDEVCITRRVFRSGESGYFLNRKACRLKDIQRLFMDTGVGTDSYSVLEQGKIDQILSARADDRRIVFEEAAGITKYKADKKEALRKLEHTEANLLRLDDVVREVKRQIISLQRQAGKARRYKELSEEMRTLDIYVTNQRLTEYAQKLNELTGELQVLEHKVSELHAQVESAEKEAESSRAALTQLEETISRAMEQASGARSELERTRNLITMNTDRIAELTTLAQRNTQETEEARVRLEAHRAELEKIIHDIQEAEVAKEAAGIELEKVTEIQKQAEEKMNATRLALNDLRNESVALDSRASKMQNELNALDARDREAMLKKERLATEKAELERSLASYTEREAEMTAMVEMLQDKVSEQAETLNNLNSDRASRKDRIVENERKLNELQKTVAAKRARHEMLSGGEARQEGFPPGAQILLNPKDDFTPDRSGIIGPLAEQMTTSPEYQTALEAILRPCIDAIVVRDEALARETLNWLRDNEAGSVRLLSVASSKEEAQLDSSAIGRSLLDCITFDDTVAPLIRRLFWNVRVVGSEVEIPDVLSADTVVVTQNGTVVSGCGSSELWMPGTEDKSPLARHQMREQLQDEISTLEQEIQSLETELDTLRSDESTIAETINHARSMLEEFRRELALQEGEKQVIVRETKTARDRIETVTFELNSLQENESEGTELRQKLATELKECRDRQAEVRQTSAEQTRMLTTLEEERNCALQVTSEHRIIYSQKTNILEHLNNRKQPMEARIAELEELINERSSGVDSYNRRIEDLRISIEEEQSRIQPLEERLEETSRTLEAERSRREETIQLLTTAENRLRGIRKDLETEQNRKSKFEVEKAEFKMRYDNALERITGPITSRKKNWRKPTLRNGKTMKFRNVK from the coding sequence ATAGGCGTTTCAACCGGGAGAATCAGACCGAGCGGAACCGCCGGAAAAACGCGGCGGTTGACGGTTCCGGCTCCTCGGCCGAGTTCCGGACGGCCGAGGCCGCCCCGGCTCCTTTTTTCAACCATCGGAACGTTATGGCAACACCTGATTTCCGGCCAGTTTCGGTTTTTCTCCGTTCTGCGGATTGTGCTAGTTTCGGCAATCGTTTTTTTGGAGGAAGATTCTGTGTATCTGAAAACCCTTGAAATTGTTGGATTTAAAAGCTTCGCGAACAAGACCAAGCTGGACTTCGAGCCGGGCATGACAGCGATTGTGGGCCCGAATGGTTGTGGAAAAAGTAATGTTTCCGACGCGGTTCGCTGGGTGCTTGGTGAGCAGCGCGCCCGTGCCCTGCGCGGGGCGAAAATGGAGGATGTCATTTTCAACGGTACCGATTCCGCCAAACCGCTGGGTATGGCAGAAGTCAGCATTACACTGGCCGACTGCTCGGAAGCTCTCGGAATCGAATACGACGAAGTCTGCATTACCCGCCGCGTTTTCCGCTCCGGCGAATCCGGCTATTTTCTCAATCGTAAAGCCTGCCGACTGAAGGATATTCAGCGCCTGTTCATGGACACCGGCGTCGGCACGGATTCCTACTCCGTACTGGAACAGGGTAAAATCGACCAGATTCTTTCTGCACGGGCCGACGACCGTCGAATCGTCTTCGAGGAAGCCGCCGGAATCACGAAATACAAAGCCGACAAAAAAGAGGCTCTGCGCAAACTCGAACACACCGAAGCCAACCTGCTGCGGCTGGACGATGTGGTCCGTGAAGTGAAGCGTCAGATTATTTCGCTGCAGCGCCAGGCCGGTAAGGCGCGCCGCTATAAGGAACTTTCCGAAGAGATGCGCACCCTCGATATCTATGTCACCAATCAGCGCCTCACAGAATATGCACAGAAACTCAATGAACTGACCGGCGAACTGCAGGTACTGGAGCACAAAGTCAGCGAACTTCACGCCCAGGTGGAATCAGCCGAAAAGGAGGCTGAAAGCTCGCGGGCCGCTCTGACTCAGCTGGAAGAAACCATATCCCGGGCCATGGAACAGGCTTCCGGTGCACGAAGTGAACTGGAACGAACCAGAAACCTGATTACCATGAACACCGACCGCATTGCCGAGCTGACGACCCTCGCGCAGCGCAATACGCAGGAAACTGAAGAAGCGCGGGTTCGCCTGGAAGCCCACCGTGCAGAACTCGAAAAAATCATTCACGATATCCAGGAGGCGGAAGTCGCCAAAGAGGCCGCCGGCATAGAACTGGAAAAGGTTACCGAGATTCAGAAACAGGCCGAGGAAAAAATGAACGCCACCCGCCTGGCGCTTAATGATCTGCGCAATGAATCCGTGGCCCTCGATTCCCGAGCCTCCAAAATGCAGAATGAACTCAATGCACTGGATGCGCGCGACCGCGAGGCCATGCTGAAAAAAGAGCGGCTGGCCACCGAAAAGGCCGAACTGGAACGCTCTCTGGCTTCGTACACGGAGCGTGAAGCGGAAATGACCGCCATGGTGGAAATGCTTCAGGATAAGGTATCTGAGCAGGCTGAAACATTGAACAATCTCAATTCAGACCGCGCATCACGTAAAGACCGCATTGTTGAAAACGAGCGCAAACTCAACGAGCTGCAGAAAACCGTCGCGGCCAAACGCGCCCGGCACGAAATGCTCTCCGGTGGTGAAGCGCGTCAGGAAGGCTTCCCGCCCGGTGCACAGATCCTGCTCAATCCCAAGGATGATTTTACCCCCGACCGTTCAGGCATTATCGGCCCGCTGGCCGAACAGATGACCACATCGCCGGAATACCAGACAGCACTGGAAGCGATTCTTCGTCCATGCATCGATGCCATTGTGGTTCGCGATGAAGCCCTCGCCCGCGAGACCCTTAACTGGCTGCGCGATAATGAAGCCGGCAGTGTGCGCCTTCTGAGCGTTGCCTCCTCAAAAGAGGAGGCACAACTTGACTCTTCGGCCATTGGCCGGTCATTGCTCGACTGCATTACGTTTGACGATACGGTTGCCCCACTGATTCGCCGGCTCTTCTGGAATGTCCGCGTGGTGGGGTCCGAAGTTGAAATTCCGGACGTCCTTTCCGCCGATACGGTTGTTGTCACCCAGAATGGAACCGTTGTATCCGGATGCGGTTCCTCCGAGCTCTGGATGCCGGGAACGGAAGACAAAAGTCCTCTCGCCCGCCATCAGATGCGTGAGCAGCTGCAGGACGAAATTTCCACACTGGAACAGGAAATCCAATCGCTGGAAACCGAACTGGACACGCTACGCTCTGATGAATCCACCATTGCCGAAACCATCAACCATGCGCGCAGTATGCTCGAAGAGTTCCGCCGCGAACTCGCGTTGCAGGAGGGTGAAAAACAGGTCATTGTCCGGGAAACGAAAACAGCCCGGGATCGCATTGAAACGGTAACGTTTGAACTGAACAGTCTGCAGGAAAACGAGAGCGAAGGTACGGAGCTCAGACAGAAACTGGCGACAGAACTGAAGGAGTGCCGCGACCGTCAGGCCGAGGTGCGCCAGACCAGTGCCGAGCAGACCCGCATGCTGACGACTCTGGAGGAAGAGAGGAACTGTGCTTTGCAGGTTACCTCCGAACACCGGATTATCTACTCGCAGAAGACCAATATTCTGGAACATCTGAACAATCGGAAACAGCCGATGGAAGCCCGCATCGCGGAACTTGAAGAACTGATCAACGAGCGGTCGAGCGGCGTGGATTCCTATAACCGCCGCATTGAAGATCTTAGAATTTCCATCGAAGAGGAGCAGAGCAGGATCCAGCCGCTGGAAGAGCGGCTGGAAGAAACCTCCCGGACACTGGAAGCGGAACGTTCGCGCCGCGAAGAAACCATACAACTGCTGACCACGGCCGAAAACCGCCTCCGGGGAATCCGGAAGGATCTTGAGACCGAACAGAACAGAAAATCAAAATTTGAAGTGGAAAAGGCTGAGTTCAAAATGAGGTATGATAATGCCCTGGAGCGTATCACCGGGCCTATCACATCACGAAAGAAGAACTGGCGGAAGCCGACCCTCCGCAATGGGAAAACGATGAAATTCCGGAACGTGAAGTGA
- a CDS encoding response regulator, with translation MKKIAILCVEDETEVREAILRDLKPFADTFRIEAAEDVSDARDVLQEFKDEGIELGLALCDHMMPGESGVEFLVSLENDDEYQNSRKVLITGQAGLEDTVRAVNEANLHHYISKPWNPEKLTEVVKKQLTDYVIENAEDLKPYVACLDGARLMTEIAKFGTDK, from the coding sequence ATGAAAAAAATCGCCATACTGTGTGTAGAAGATGAAACCGAAGTCCGCGAAGCCATCCTCCGCGACCTCAAACCATTTGCCGATACCTTCCGTATCGAAGCCGCAGAAGATGTCAGCGATGCCCGCGATGTCCTTCAGGAATTTAAAGACGAAGGGATTGAACTCGGGCTTGCCCTTTGCGACCACATGATGCCCGGCGAAAGCGGCGTTGAATTTCTGGTATCGCTTGAAAATGATGATGAATATCAGAATTCCCGTAAAGTCCTCATCACCGGCCAGGCCGGTCTCGAGGACACCGTCCGCGCCGTAAATGAAGCCAACCTCCACCACTACATTTCAAAACCCTGGAACCCCGAAAAACTGACCGAAGTGGTCAAAAAACAACTCACCGACTACGTCATCGAAAACGCCGAAGATCTCAAGCCCTACGTCGCCTGCCTCGACGGAGCGCGCCTCATGACTGAAATTGCCAAATTCGGCACTGATAAATAG
- a CDS encoding cyclic nucleotide-binding domain-containing protein encodes MSEAFNPLQIGLLNLPEEEIEDGLISELDYQLNSPPRLSIEPGVTLFEEEQILNGIWILLEGQVELYRKINGERIIFHSQTAGRILGLIALARNSRAVFSCCAKTPLKLLRVTHQQLDSALQKSETLRNLFISVLLQSMGRRHKRQIELQEEIFKLNKDMASQHKQVVQTLDELQKAQAMLVESEKMATLGQLSAGVAHELNNPVSALIRASDFVHKDLLALADQMTDSRSMQEILNRSFHSEPISTREQRALRKKLTEQLNSRELAERMVKIGIHDLGEYEKLASGIPGSPDERLNKLELYHQIGSALRNINSCAERISGIVQSLRSYIHADSPENEYISVHKGIDDTLLLFSNRLRNITIEKEYGQIPGIIACAGELNQVWTNIIGNALDAMGDEGRLIIRTRQNDDGTISVGIIDNGPGIPPENIPKIFELRFTTRKGRVDFGLGLGLSITKNIVTRHGGTIDVTSEPGRTEFSITLPVEGPSKSVLISSQENAS; translated from the coding sequence ATGAGTGAAGCCTTCAACCCCCTTCAGATAGGCCTGCTCAATCTTCCCGAAGAAGAGATTGAAGACGGCCTGATCTCCGAACTCGACTATCAGCTCAATTCTCCGCCCCGGCTCAGTATCGAACCGGGGGTCACTCTGTTTGAAGAGGAACAGATCCTTAACGGCATATGGATTCTTCTCGAAGGACAGGTTGAACTCTACCGGAAAATCAACGGCGAACGGATCATCTTCCATTCACAAACCGCCGGACGCATTCTCGGCCTGATTGCACTGGCCCGGAACTCCCGTGCAGTTTTTTCCTGCTGCGCCAAGACCCCGCTCAAACTGCTGCGGGTGACCCATCAGCAGCTCGACTCCGCCCTTCAGAAAAGTGAAACTCTGCGCAACCTGTTCATATCCGTGCTGCTCCAATCCATGGGCCGGCGGCACAAACGGCAGATCGAACTTCAGGAAGAGATTTTCAAACTCAACAAGGATATGGCCTCTCAGCACAAACAGGTGGTTCAGACGCTCGACGAACTGCAGAAAGCCCAGGCCATGCTTGTTGAATCGGAAAAAATGGCCACACTCGGCCAGCTTTCCGCCGGAGTCGCTCACGAACTCAACAACCCCGTCTCCGCCCTCATCCGCGCCTCTGACTTTGTACATAAAGATCTGCTGGCTCTTGCCGACCAGATGACCGACAGCCGCAGCATGCAGGAAATACTCAACCGTTCCTTTCATTCAGAGCCGATCTCCACCCGGGAGCAACGCGCTTTACGGAAAAAACTAACGGAACAGCTCAATAGCCGGGAACTTGCCGAGCGCATGGTCAAAATCGGCATCCACGATCTCGGAGAATACGAAAAACTCGCCTCCGGCATTCCCGGGAGCCCGGACGAACGACTCAACAAACTCGAGCTCTATCATCAGATCGGCTCCGCGCTTCGCAACATCAACAGCTGCGCCGAACGCATCTCCGGCATTGTGCAGAGTCTGCGCTCCTACATCCACGCCGACAGTCCGGAAAACGAATACATTTCCGTCCACAAAGGAATCGACGACACCCTCCTGCTCTTTTCCAACCGGCTGCGGAATATTACCATTGAAAAAGAATACGGACAAATCCCCGGAATCATTGCCTGCGCCGGAGAACTGAACCAGGTCTGGACCAACATCATCGGCAATGCGCTTGATGCCATGGGCGACGAAGGCCGGCTGATCATCCGGACCCGACAGAACGATGACGGAACAATCAGCGTCGGAATCATCGACAACGGCCCCGGAATTCCTCCGGAAAACATTCCGAAAATTTTTGAGCTCCGATTCACCACCCGCAAAGGGCGGGTCGACTTCGGGCTCGGGCTCGGGCTCTCGATCACTAAAAATATAGTCACCCGGCACGGAGGAACCATCGACGTCACTTCGGAACCGGGACGCACGGAATTTTCCATCACCCTCCCCGTTGAAGGCCCGTCGAAATCCGTATTAATATCAAGTCAGGAGAACGCATCATGA
- a CDS encoding DASS family sodium-coupled anion symporter yields MTVKASGFSKTKMAGLFIAIIAFIIPFAVQFEGLSLTGHRVLSIFLMAIALWISEAIPLHATAALIIILEILFISDKAMLPLPDGFDAPSYKSFYGALASPVLMLFLGGFFLADGAAKFNLDTNLVRVLIKPFGTKPSRVILGLMLITAIFSMFMSNTATTATMIAVVLPLIAKLPEGDRTKIGLVLAIPVAANIGGMGTPVGTPPNAIALGALAKEGINISFVNWMIMVIPFMLIVLFFAWFVLAKFYARNDSKIEIDIDSKFQTTPKAILFYIVAAATILLWFTEKLHGIPSTIVGFMPVVVLLATGVINTKEFHSMQWSVLWLVAGGIAMGSGVGRSGLDQWLIGLINWSEMSPAFIAAGMFIAALLMGSVISHSATANLLVPIGMSLATAPGVAISPVASAVFIAIGSSLAMALPISTPPNAIAYATGAIKTKDMAITGIIFGLLGSILYVGFASKLWNLLGVMPE; encoded by the coding sequence ATGACAGTAAAAGCTTCAGGGTTCAGTAAAACCAAAATGGCGGGTCTTTTCATTGCAATCATTGCATTCATTATTCCGTTTGCGGTTCAATTCGAAGGTCTTTCGCTTACCGGCCACCGTGTGCTTTCCATCTTTCTGATGGCGATTGCGCTATGGATTTCAGAAGCCATTCCGCTCCACGCCACAGCAGCACTCATCATCATTCTGGAAATTCTCTTTATATCCGACAAAGCCATGCTTCCTCTGCCGGACGGATTTGATGCACCCTCTTATAAAAGCTTCTACGGCGCACTTGCCAGTCCGGTCCTTATGCTCTTTCTCGGCGGCTTTTTCCTCGCCGACGGTGCGGCCAAATTCAATCTCGATACCAATCTCGTCCGCGTTCTGATTAAACCCTTCGGAACCAAACCCTCCCGGGTGATTCTGGGGCTTATGCTCATCACCGCCATTTTCTCGATGTTCATGAGCAACACCGCCACCACCGCAACAATGATCGCCGTGGTCCTGCCGCTCATTGCCAAGCTTCCGGAAGGCGACCGCACGAAAATCGGCCTCGTTCTTGCCATTCCGGTTGCGGCGAACATCGGCGGGATGGGCACCCCGGTCGGCACCCCGCCAAACGCCATCGCGCTGGGAGCGCTGGCCAAGGAAGGTATTAACATCAGCTTCGTGAACTGGATGATCATGGTCATCCCGTTCATGCTCATCGTGCTGTTCTTCGCCTGGTTTGTCCTTGCGAAATTCTACGCCCGGAACGATTCCAAAATTGAAATTGATATCGACTCCAAATTCCAAACCACTCCGAAGGCTATTCTTTTCTATATTGTTGCCGCAGCCACGATTCTGCTCTGGTTCACCGAAAAACTGCACGGCATTCCTTCGACCATTGTCGGCTTCATGCCCGTTGTCGTACTGCTTGCCACCGGCGTAATCAATACCAAGGAATTCCACTCCATGCAGTGGAGCGTACTCTGGCTCGTCGCCGGCGGCATTGCTATGGGCAGCGGAGTCGGCAGAAGCGGGCTGGATCAATGGCTGATCGGCCTGATCAACTGGTCGGAAATGTCTCCGGCCTTTATTGCCGCCGGCATGTTTATCGCCGCTCTGCTGATGGGCTCCGTCATCTCTCACTCGGCCACCGCCAACCTGCTGGTCCCCATCGGTATGAGCCTGGCCACCGCCCCCGGTGTGGCCATCAGCCCGGTGGCCTCTGCCGTATTCATCGCCATCGGCTCCTCGCTCGCCATGGCTCTGCCGATTTCAACCCCGCCGAATGCCATCGCCTACGCCACCGGCGCCATCAAAACCAAGGATATGGCCATCACCGGTATTATCTTCGGCCTTCTCGGCAGTATTCTGTACGTCGGTTTTGCGTCAAAACTCTGGAATCTCCTTGGAGTCATGCCTGAATGA
- a CDS encoding efflux RND transporter periplasmic adaptor subunit: MPAKRKYNVKGTNDFIVLAAIFFFLCLWAIKDAWFPSEKVLRKHPLEMMATFEVDGTVEDVLVEVGDSVGEGQVIARLRSDRIAEEYEKAKKEFTEKRKKHQMMELARKNAEKNGVSDQGYADIVKSEEEALAAREKAHARVTELKNKIDSAVLLSPTKGKVVEIRVGAHTMVDRVPAEFDGTVALDKESRKITVTGADGQLQEFTAGDTQVFKVHDGDEVAAGDVLAADAAVLIDPKDHFYLFNKSLAIFSFFAFWTFLAIHILGR; encoded by the coding sequence ATGCCGGCAAAACGTAAGTATAATGTTAAAGGAACTAACGATTTTATCGTGCTCGCCGCGATTTTCTTCTTTCTCTGCCTATGGGCGATCAAAGATGCCTGGTTTCCTTCAGAAAAAGTTCTCAGAAAACACCCGCTGGAGATGATGGCCACGTTTGAGGTGGACGGGACGGTTGAGGATGTACTGGTCGAGGTCGGGGATTCCGTGGGTGAAGGTCAGGTGATTGCCCGGTTGCGCAGCGATCGGATTGCTGAAGAGTATGAAAAAGCCAAAAAGGAATTTACTGAAAAACGCAAAAAACATCAGATGATGGAGCTGGCGCGCAAGAATGCAGAGAAAAACGGGGTTTCGGATCAGGGGTATGCCGATATCGTGAAAAGCGAAGAGGAGGCTCTTGCTGCACGTGAAAAAGCGCACGCACGGGTGACTGAATTAAAGAACAAAATCGATTCTGCTGTACTGCTTTCGCCGACAAAAGGGAAGGTGGTGGAGATCAGGGTCGGGGCGCATACGATGGTGGACCGTGTTCCGGCTGAATTTGATGGTACGGTTGCGCTTGATAAAGAATCCCGGAAAATAACAGTCACCGGTGCAGACGGTCAGCTGCAGGAGTTTACTGCCGGTGATACTCAGGTATTCAAAGTTCATGATGGTGATGAGGTGGCGGCGGGTGATGTGCTGGCCGCCGATGCGGCGGTTCTGATTGATCCGAAAGACCATTTTTATCTGTTTAATAAAAGCCTCGCGATTTTCAGCTTTTTTGCATTCTGGACGTTTCTGGCCATTCATATTCTGGGCCGGTGA
- a CDS encoding integration host factor subunit beta, whose translation MTKRDLVMRIADETGLIQQDVYAVIQKSLDYIVEALENDDTVEFRNFGVFEVRERKQRIGRNPNKPENVVTIPARKVVKFKPGKIMRERITGE comes from the coding sequence ATGACGAAACGTGATTTGGTAATGCGCATCGCCGACGAAACCGGCCTGATTCAGCAGGATGTTTATGCGGTGATTCAGAAGAGCCTCGACTATATTGTTGAAGCTCTTGAAAACGACGATACGGTTGAGTTTCGTAATTTTGGTGTGTTTGAAGTCCGTGAGCGCAAACAGCGCATCGGCCGTAATCCGAACAAGCCCGAAAACGTGGTAACCATTCCGGCCCGTAAGGTTGTGAAGTTCAAGCCGGGCAAAATCATGCGTGAACGTATTACCGGCGAGTAA
- a CDS encoding histidine--tRNA ligase: MASNEFQPLQGMSDIQAPEIYLWRMMEERARNVFTSYGYDELRTPVLEKITVFQRSLGETTDVVKKEMYSFKPSKHELAMRPEGTAGTMRHLAGRGEEGLNARVFYIAPMFRYERPQAGRKRQFHQVGVEATGEPNPLADAEAIALQKSLLDAWGLTGSTIRVSTRGEPADRPKVAEGLREALRPYEQELCEDCQRRIDENVLRVIDCKNESCQKVVDRIPSPIEFMSEASRSYLDQVIRALETMGVEVTVDPKLIRGLDYYVHTVWEISHSALGAQDALAGGGRYLIDLGRKNIPGVGFAVGFERAIMALEACGITGEQFAPEGGIWLVSLGERALMENMKLAAELRAKGIRCGMELAPKSMKAQMRKASRSGAAKVIIRGDDEIAGETLVIKDMEQGTQENAPLAELFEKI, from the coding sequence ATGGCTTCCAACGAGTTTCAGCCGCTTCAGGGCATGTCCGACATTCAGGCGCCGGAGATTTATCTCTGGCGCATGATGGAGGAACGGGCGCGCAACGTTTTCACCAGCTACGGCTACGACGAGCTGCGCACTCCGGTGCTTGAAAAAATCACCGTTTTCCAGCGTTCGCTCGGCGAAACCACCGATGTGGTGAAAAAGGAGATGTACTCCTTCAAACCGAGCAAACACGAGCTGGCGATGCGTCCGGAAGGCACGGCAGGGACTATGCGGCATCTGGCCGGACGTGGTGAAGAGGGGCTGAATGCGCGTGTGTTTTACATCGCGCCGATGTTCCGCTATGAACGTCCGCAGGCCGGGCGGAAACGGCAGTTTCATCAGGTCGGCGTGGAGGCTACCGGTGAACCGAATCCGCTGGCCGATGCCGAAGCCATTGCGTTGCAGAAAAGTCTGCTGGATGCCTGGGGACTGACCGGTTCCACCATCAGAGTAAGCACCCGCGGCGAACCGGCCGACCGCCCGAAAGTGGCGGAAGGTCTGCGGGAAGCATTGCGTCCGTATGAGCAGGAGCTTTGTGAGGACTGTCAGCGCCGGATTGATGAAAATGTGCTGCGCGTGATCGACTGTAAAAACGAGAGCTGCCAGAAGGTTGTTGACCGGATTCCTTCACCGATTGAATTCATGAGCGAGGCATCGCGCAGCTATCTTGATCAGGTTATCCGGGCGCTGGAAACGATGGGTGTTGAGGTGACGGTGGATCCGAAGCTCATCCGCGGGCTTGATTATTATGTGCATACGGTCTGGGAAATCAGTCATTCCGCACTCGGTGCTCAGGATGCTCTGGCCGGCGGCGGCCGTTATCTGATCGATCTCGGCCGGAAAAATATTCCGGGCGTGGGGTTTGCGGTTGGTTTTGAGCGGGCGATTATGGCGCTGGAAGCCTGCGGGATTACCGGAGAGCAGTTTGCGCCGGAAGGCGGAATCTGGCTGGTTTCGCTTGGTGAACGCGCGCTGATGGAGAATATGAAACTGGCTGCTGAACTTCGGGCTAAAGGAATCCGCTGCGGCATGGAGCTGGCACCGAAAAGTATGAAGGCGCAGATGCGCAAGGCCAGCCGGTCCGGTGCGGCCAAGGTGATTATCCGCGGTGACGATGAAATTGCCGGCGAGACTTTAGTTATTAAGGATATGGAGCAGGGGACGCAGGAAAACGCGCCGCTTGCGGAGTTGTTCGAAAAGATTTAA